Below is a genomic region from Ostrea edulis chromosome 10, xbOstEdul1.1, whole genome shotgun sequence.
TAATTATGTTTAGATGAATCTTGCGCAATGTATAGACACTGTTATGTTTGATGCCGGAATACCTAGGGCATTATAAGTGGATGTCAAGTATTAATAAATAGTCGGCGTCTAATAACTACGGCGGGCTGTcggcaaaatatttttataattttgtttttgtcatcAGATATGGAAATATAGTGGATACCATTAAATTGTTACATCCTGCTATTCTCTGATTGCTCCTTGTCAAGTCCGTATCAAAGTGAACTGTAATCATCGGGTTCGGATCACTATTTACTTGCGGGATCGAGCTTCACTTCACTTCACTTCTAGTTTTAACGTCAAATTCTTGTTTGGCATATTTGGTAAGGTACAGTACATGGGATATTTTGATGAATTAAGTCATTTAGAGAGAAATTACTGCCTATATAAcactttaaatttgtttatgaattattGGAAACAGTTTCCTTTGGTAattcttttcataattttaataattgtcaatgtaattcattatgcacaaattttatcaataattgaataaagtcaataaaattcactcgatgtACCAATTCATGAGAGTTATGCGTTGATAAATAGCTcttggcttggtcaatcaagtgaattCTATTGacattattgataaaattttgaactGTGCATTTCATGTGATACTCGAATCTTTCGGAGGTGTGTACTGTGTATGTAAACAGGAGCCTGTCAGGAGGCATGCACaagatttatttaatatttctaTCCTACCGTAGAATGTTAGATTTTATAGTTCTAtgtaaaaatagttttaaaaaaaaattgtcaaaatttgttgttattgtacCACAATATTAGTACCAATATTTAAGAAGATATGATATTCTTCATAAAGTACcttagttagaataatctaactgtgtcttgGGACAGGCCCTCACTACAGTTAGAATACGTCCCACTTTAATggtagaacattctatctaataAAACCCCAGTTATACACACTGCGAGTCAAATTGTATATTTACCATTCAATGTTTCAGTTCAGCAGTTGTAATTGTTAGATTTTGCTATCCCATGAACTGCCAAATTCCTGGGCTTTGTTTTATCACGGCAAATATGAATTGATTACGTCAAGACAAACAAAACCgggtattttttaaatttttttatttgaaggtCGAGAAGTATATATGTAGTTCATATCAGAACTTGGCACTTTATCACCATTGAATGGCAACTATAGTTTGTGCCTTAATGTCATCATTGTAAAGTTTCCATTAAGCTCAGAAGAGAGGCTTTATCAGTATAGATGCACCATCAAAAGACATGCCTTCAAATTTAGGCATGCCATTTAATGCTATCAAATTTAGGCATGCCTTTCAATGCCATCAAATTTAGGCATGCCTTTCAATGCCatcttctccatatgagtgaaatattcttgagcgggacgttgaacaatattcaatcaatcaatgccaTCAAATTTAGGCATGCCTTTCAATGCCATCAAATTTAAACATGCCTTTCAATGCAGCATCAGTCTCTGAACATAGATTGCATACTGCTTTCTTATTTTCCTTTCTATTTCCCCCAGACTCAACTAGTGCTTTTTCTACTTAATATCTTTAATGATGGATTAGTTGAGGTCTGATCCCGATCTTAAAAAATGCTCAGTTTCCAACCCGACTTTATATCATCATAACATGTATATCGTTAGACAGGTGTATATCGTTAAATATTGATTCACCTCCAATTTGTACTATTAACACACTGGATATATTTTATACTTGGAGGGAAAATGTCTCCTGGAATTTCATAGAATAAAAAATAAGGGGGTCCATATAATGACTAGAATTACTGCCATTCACGAAAATTACAAAGAAATGACAGAAAAGTATTACACAGGCCAAAACGACATCAGTATATTGTTTGGTCTTCAtaccacaggcaattatatcactTGGGTTCAATTTTACTAAGTACTCTTTagtagtaaattcgaacccgaGCGATATAATTACCTGTGCTTCTTACAGGTGCATCTATGAAGATTGATTACAATTTGAAGGAATTTTGGTCAGACAACTATCTTGTTCTGATCGTATAAATAACTGAGAGTGATTTTGACTgtcttgatatttttatacaaaagtTTCTTGATCCATTGTAAAAAGTGATGCATAAGGACggaacaaatattttttttatagtcATAGCACTTTATTGTATAAATcaaggatatacatgtatatataaaaccacaggcaattgcatcgcttggggtcgaatttactattataTAAAGAGTATAGTAAATTcaaccccaagcgatgcaattgcctgtgtaTAAAACATATGATCTAAATCTATAATGTTTGATGTACCATGTACAGTTgcgaaaaaaaataaaaaataataaaataaatataaaaatacatataaaaacacatttaatgcaataaatttcatcatttattaatTATTGGAGAACAGTAAAAGACCCATAGAATGATGTTGACCGCATGTAACATACATATGTTGAAGTGTATCTTAATGCAATATATTATAAAAACGCACATAGATATAACgttcttttcaatattttctacaggcactcgacgttttaaatatctataacagaaaaattgtcttcctgtaaacataatattcacaaggtatatattgccgataaatggactttatttccagttcaccatgacgatgcgagaggtaagaccttgacagagttgcttctaaacggtaggggtctagtTATCATATTATGTCGAACTTTTCaccgaaattttcaagcgatgtAGCTGGTAAAAAAagaaaccaagatggcggcgtgatataccttgtgaatattatgtttacaggaacttagacaatttttttttattatagatatttaaaacgccGAGTGCCtgtgatattttcatattgGACAGAAATTGTGCTTGGAATTCGTGGCATGCTGTCATAGTTTTACTGCTGTAGACGCCTCTAATTGGCTCAAGATTTAAAATTTGCTGATTAATTAtggaattttatatattttttttttggtgatttttaatgattttactgtatatttgaTTTTAAGCTTGTTCTTCATTTTGATGTTACCAGGTGTATCAACATGACCTGAACAGCAAAATATTGTATTAAAGTTCAGAACCAATCACCAATTCATTATATGTCTTGGGAAAGTTTTTGACTTGGACATGCATCAGTGCTGAAGATTGGACACATGGAGACTTGTGGCGATTCTAAAGAAACGAAGATGCTGGGAGACCATTCTTTGGTACAGGGTATGGATACTGCTAGCTCTGTACAGAATGTGAATGCCGGTAACCCCGCACAAAATATGAATGCCACTAGTTCCACTCAGAGGGCCAGTTCTAAGATACAGATGTTAGAAAACAGTGAACACCTAACTGGACCTGAAGCACAGATTGTGGTAGTGTCTTCTGCTGATCATAACTCCTCCTTAGACATTCCCTTCAGTCAACTCAGAACCATGGACGGGCAACAGATTGACTTTAATCAGCTCTCTATAATCAATAGTCAGCCATTACAGTTGAACTCCGTGGTGCAGGGGACTTATGACAGTCTAGGCGAAATTACCATCATGGGAACTTTAATGGCTTCTCAGAATGAAAGTGAGAACCAGCTTAATCTGGTTCAGACAGTCTCCTTGGGTTCGAATGTCTCGGAACCAGAGGGCGAGGATGGCCGGGTTATTAATGCAGAACAGAGCTACACGTTCACCCCAATTCAAAATGTATTCAATGTGATGGGGATCCCGCAGGGAGCGGAGCAGGGAGAAATGTTTCCCACAGATGTGAGTTGTGACCCAAGTTTATCGCCAGAAGCCGTGGCAGCAACAGATGAACACGGAAAAGTGAAGATTGACGAGAAGGACACAACTGCGAATGAAAGCAGAAATGTGATTAGAAATGTGCAGCTTTCCTGGCCCGAGTCATCCAGTACGCGAAGTAGTAATATTCAGCTTGTGATTCCGGAAGAAATAGCTGCATTGGACTCGGAGTTGGAGAGTGAAGATCCACATCATCAGCTGGGCGTGGCGGATAAACTAGACAATCAAAAATATGTAAGCTTGTTGCCTTCAAATATCAAGGGTGtaaaaaagtataaaacaacGGCCATTCCTGTGACTGAGGCGGAAGCAAACATGGACATGGATGAGTGGACTGCCGACACTGTGGACAAAGACAAAGGGAGTAAACATCAGGTGTGTTTAGCAGTCTTTCTCACGATACTGCTGGCAATTTCTACAACGATTTATCCTACACACACGCATTTGTAAAGATAAATGAAGAAACCAAAATGGTCACTGAAGTTCACttttaaggtcaaggtaacTTGGAACATAATGTCTtatatgtgaaaaaaaaaatcctcatttcaacaatatttcaacagttattgatcattgtgcaaATGGCTTTTGGACAAAGGTCACTCATGGTCATGTTGAAAGGTCAAGGCCATTCAAAACTTAGATTGTGCATGAAAAAGGCATCTTtgaaaggtcaatgtcacttaAAACATATGGCTTGTATACACATGATACATGAAAAAATAAACCCCCTCAATTTCAGCAGTTTTTCATTTGCAAGCCAGCAATCATATGTCTGAGCTCTAAATATTTGCTTTACAAGTAGAaacatttctttatcaagtcatTCATCATATGATTAAGTAGTACGTTGGTTACATGCACTTGAGGAGCATCCATCATTTaactgatattcttgttatattgtatttatatatacagttaCAGACATACACCATGTAATACTATGTGTAAGTGACAAATACTAAAAATTGCTCCTTGATTTACCATGGCCTTGATATGTAATATCTTTCAAAGACTACATATTATGATAATACATGGTTTACCAGCATCGTCAGTTACCCATGGGTGCTTCAAATCGATTCTCTCCGTCATCATTGAGGGAGCGTGtgtgtggactcaaaaccgtgatTGGTGATGATGGGTTTACTAGTTGCTCTATTAATACTTTAACTCTGTGTTGTAGGTCTACTCTATAGTTTTGGATCAGCTTTCCAATCATCAGTCAGCACTGGTAGAAATGATCGAGGTTTGTCAGAATGTCAGTTTGTCTAATTCTGTGCACTTTGAAAAGTTAGCCAAAATTTTGATGGAAAAACTTGAAGGCATGCTAGAATTCTTCCATGTCATCAAACCTTTGGTGGGAAATTGTTTGGGAAGCTTGATGAAGGTCGATAAATCAACTCAAACTGAAGTGGAAGTGGAAAAAACACCAGTGTGCAATTTGAACCAACCTCTGTATTCAAGTGTGTCAGGACGAAAAATACGCCAGACGGAGCGATTTCAGGGATTCCTGGACGTAGAGAATGGGGTCATTTCAGGATCAGAAGAGAAGACTCCCTATTGCAGAAAGAAGAGAAAGGTATTTAATAGTGGACCACTCGTCACTACGGTAACAGATATTAGACTATTATAAGCCACCTGATTGACTGAAGTGAGTCGTACTGTTAATTTCAATGAATAGGTAAATAGGTTAATCAATCCCTAGAATAATTCAGAACTCTTAGTGTAATACATTGGATATGTGTAGCTAGTAAATTTTCTCAAAGATAGCAAGTAAATTCTTAGATCCGCTCAGATAGCAAGTAAATTCTTAGATCCGCTCAGATAGCCAGGAAATTCTTAGATCTGCTCAGATAGCAAGTAAATTTTTAGATCCGCTCAGATAGCCAGGAAATTCTTAGATCCGCTCAGATAGCCAGGAAATTCTTAGATACGCTCAGATAGCAAATAAATTCTTAGATCCGCTCAGATAGCCAGGAAATTCTTAGATAGCAAATAAATTCTACACGGGCAGTAATACTTGATATTGAACCCATAATTTTTAGAAAGTTGTTTGAAGATTTTAAGATATCCTTTACAAATTTAAACAAGTAATGttgtaattatgtctcccctttttcgggggggggggggggcatattgattttgtactTTTTGACCGTTCGTCTCAccatctgtcacaaaatcttgtgaacgcttctcctcctacatgtatatggcttGTCAGATATACTTGAAACTtagtacaatgcttcattgccacaTTCATTTAGATATGCATGttgtcaggacaggaggatccaattattttcctaaaaagtTATAGTGCATCTAAGAGgagtggaggatgtaaaatagcttgtgaacacttctcctatatggcttgtcggatagacttgaaactttgtacaatgcttgaCTACCATTTGtagacaggaggatccaattatgttcttaaaagttatagtggatataggaggggtggaggatgtcaaaatagcttgtgaacacttctcctatatggcttatctgatagattttaaactttgtacaatgcttcattgggAAAGGAGGatccaaatattttctttaaaaatttttaggaattaattaaaatataatatattttaatatataaatattgtgaACTATATATTTAACTATTTTCCtgaaagttatagtggatccaagaggggtggagggtgttaGAATGGCCTGTGAACACTGTTCCCCCTTTACTACATATCCGATAGGCTTgacattttgtacaatacttcagtaccatttgcagatgtgcatattgtagggacaggaggatctacttgttatccttaaagttataatggatctgaggggtggagggtgtaaaatagtttgtgaacacttctcctatgcgacttatcggagttcataatggctatattcctgctcatgctttctcctccatatcatgcagtacattaaggggaggacaTTTCATTTGGATCACTTCCAAtatggggagctggggagacatttgtttttcataaaaagcaATCTCTAGAACAAGTTTGTATTGTGAAACAATCTTAAAGTTGTATGGGTTATCTTGTTTTTAAACATGAACCATTGTGACTTTTCAGGTGACCAGTTTTGGAGAGAGCGTTGAGGTACCCCCCAACACTGTCAATACTCCAAGTGAGCCCTCACCATCAATAGGCAGGGAGGTGCAGGTATTCAGTTCTGTCCTTTTGCTGACTGGGGGAAGACTTGGTTTTCTTACTGGCAAAAGTTTTCTAAAAATTGTTCCATCAATTTCAGGATGGAGAGGAGGACAGTTTAGAATTAATGGCTTCAGAAGAGAA
It encodes:
- the LOC125665727 gene encoding GDNF-inducible zinc finger protein 1-like, whose protein sequence is METCGDSKETKMLGDHSLVQGMDTASSVQNVNAGNPAQNMNATSSTQRASSKIQMLENSEHLTGPEAQIVVVSSADHNSSLDIPFSQLRTMDGQQIDFNQLSIINSQPLQLNSVVQGTYDSLGEITIMGTLMASQNESENQLNLVQTVSLGSNVSEPEGEDGRVINAEQSYTFTPIQNVFNVMGIPQGAEQGEMFPTDVSCDPSLSPEAVAATDEHGKVKIDEKDTTANESRNVIRNVQLSWPESSSTRSSNIQLVIPEEIAALDSELESEDPHHQLGVADKLDNQKYVSLLPSNIKGVKKYKTTAIPVTEAEANMDMDEWTADTVDKDKGSKHQVYSIVLDQLSNHQSALVEMIEVCQNVSLSNSVHFEKLAKILMEKLEGMLEFFHVIKPLVGNCLGSLMKVDKSTQTEVEVEKTPVCNLNQPLYSSVSGRKIRQTERFQGFLDVENGVISGSEEKTPYCRKKRKVTSFGESVEVPPNTVNTPSEPSPSIGREVQDGEEDSLELMASEEKEGDAYLVNCKPPSGLDLSTEWVKQSSETDETSKPDDGARKKRVFKTKKQYEAEAQFKFFCQNCSFKSKRESHFRKHLELHDKISDIFVCKLCGFKTIRQSTLRKHEISHSVNVVKCKLCSYVTDSDTLLRRHMNLKHNNRKRHYKRDKNQTYSYRCAHCGQTLPTLSKYRLHLKMHNSDADTEEFAFHCDQCDYKTKRKEHINRHRMNHTNDRPHLCDTCGMTFKRSDTLNQHKQVHLEKMQRKLDFVCQVCNKAFRSKCHLGEHMAMHSNSRQYLCDVCGASFKTKSCQLKHVKNIHQNPRSFPCSMCEKRFNTNYALKRHERTHENDLKMMPTSTNVLVTQNFLTDVSAQGINQAELVQATDIIITPSIEETYEQSNDVKLQQVLGENASAIMFLSSSLPNSWN